One Verrucomicrobiia bacterium DNA window includes the following coding sequences:
- a CDS encoding VCBS repeat-containing protein: MNPPHAAGQHPASGTLTSTRPGWRTFATHGLAVLCGLALHVILSSPAATNFVSARAQGRGDGSSWANAFTNLHLALARAQFGDSIHVAEGTYRSGAQGQDSFRMVDGVQIRGGYSGSTNNPFFRDPVRHRSILSGDGSRRVVMNENVGHRSVWDGFTITGGSADRGGGMFNRNAMIVVRDCVFEGNSAGERGGGVFNESSAALFDRCEFRNNNAFSGGGVSDDASTSLLIDCLFERNQGAYDAGAVFEWNSQALLSRCVFRNNWVWDTAGALGAQCQSRVFLVACTFEDNIAEAGSAGAIWNRMEGDITLDRCLFRGHRRGVIVNGMSSRLTALNCLFFENTSDRAGGVIDATERSTTVIESCTFASNTAPNGRAIAAGSWGTEPAFIEIINSILWNGGNEVWSQNNSTIRIRFSTVTGGYPGISNSAEDPRFVGSGDYRLQAGSPCIDRGDSLASGFRRDLDHRERPADGDGDGVAAWDQGAFERGGVLPRGPFMTFEPADVEAIEGTTLRLVGATAGTPYCSYQWRQWQTNSSRWVDLPGATEPRLILTNLQAVHAGRYRVVAWDTTGSVTSAVATVTVRPVPGFWVPAPSMASPRFRHTATVLADGRVLVAGGDTGNGRPLASAEIFDPGTDQWTTLRSMNEPRLHHEAILLPSGRVLVAGGTTEFGQTTASAELYDPSAGGWTRVSPMTTSRSSFTVVLLHGSRHPGKVLAIGGNSYPNGDRGAGSVDALDRTEVYDPVADRWSPTANLITGRTLSSPAAVPFADGSVLVVGNGSCCPLRWTAAPELAHPDLTRWESLDLKATRATQKTVLLSSGEVLVAGGLSGIHDRSIVTADAEIYNPATRTWRATGTMFTGRRDFTLTRLPDGEVLAAGGSSGWWERCRNLSNAELYNPVTGLWTPIAPLQVARALHTASRLPDGRVLIVGGQSRDLYCSGPVLASVEMYVPTALPQPPSLVLEARTVGQWPPLLKIPAWRLAVDQGRVFSLRLQGTFSCLGLDADDTPVELGRLEIPATLWDFDVEGDVALVTVAYLGQLLFIDVRDPANPRLILTHTPPRPPRLVRIRDGHAFVLAHDGTLDILDIRDPLHPVPVGSLATLATDAFDLHITETDAWLVSDFASPPGNVRRIDIRNPSAPIDRTPGELPNLGRIDSSVRIRGAVLYGTSLVQGGLRVVSLQNPDQPVLLGTVPFTQGARRFALGLSIAAVPASGGVQMLGLTDPRQPRPIATLVSRGGAEDVAWDGARFWIAGPAGITVVDPAHLPLHPDFVPTLPLSRREFCAVDVQDNLAAVASETLGVTFFDVSRPKRPRPLSFIPIPDARDIRLEGPWAHVASASEPGYTLLDIRNPANPLPVAHAVIDRAHGVDIRGTNAFLGMLRGGLRVLDLTRPGEPIQVASIFTRFPTNRIRIAGEHAWVSGHGGFEVFDIRQPVSIGWLGRYETTNALAELDIAGSLACLATSSGALLGFDISRPEDLRPVWSTSAGSPVITLAASEQMAVAIAQTSPNRLIAVPLGSPGAPEVASLEIEPGGLRALALQGSRAFLTDGPMGLRILDLRIGRVQTLEFPLPAERFVDDLPLELHPIASSGLPVTFSVLSGPARLENHLLIPTGPGQVILRAEQAGNDLWQPVSIQVSIQLLRRPQTIAWIQAPTGPLEMGQTYFIEAVASSGLPVAVRVAQGNAELSTNQFTPTGRGVLSLSALQVGDDTWEPASAEVAFQVSGWPQSIEWMDPSPTQLQVGETYSLDAVASSGLPVTVSISSGFATLDANQLRPAFRGTLVVRAAQAGDLRWEPITRDRVFEVAGPPQALLVWQESPNPTPPYDTWANAARTLPNAIALAAPDDLVLVTNGVYRTGSMATPDGPSRVAIPDGVIVRSVHGPQLTVIEGDPSGIRCVHLGDGAVLSGFTLRQGRAEAGGAVFSTSPRSLLTDCILTDNSASTHGGGAVGGTLQTCTLSANRAPVGGGASGSRLEDCVLRANIAEYGGGGTFGAILLRCSIEGNSAALGGGVHHGELDRCTLIGNSAEDGGGAYDATLRSCVVIGNSARNRGGGVISSSLYQCTLTENTASEGGGAAGRWTEIPGLGFQVPLPCRLFNCIVVGNTATNPTHANHAMAQFSHSCTSPHPGGAGNLDTDPRWLTASHLAPDSPCLAAGHPDHATGLDIDGDPWESPPSMGADQPRSSGPLSVRILAATLEGRSEDTLRFVALGAGALTRTVWDFGDGITFSNVPVATHAWIRGGIHTVTLTGYNDTLPDGVQDSVQVTITEMSPRPSISEPLVPSAAAPYGPAFVLTVHGTGFTPGSVVAWNGQPRPTTYLNPWRLTAVIGAADITRPGTAHVTVINPGTAGSSEPALFPVATPLPSVITRRSDYPAPPDIIDLVAADLNGDGFADLISAHWHTSEVTVMMGMGDGTFRAGDTYGACGAAGLTVGDFNGDGVKDLVVAERACGSILMLLGNGDGTFYEAGRWDVPTLGYYGPYAVLADDFDRDGLLDVVSSNEGGASLTVFLGQGDGTFRSQHVIAIGRACRNLAGGDFNRDRYADLAMVTEDGHLFVLLGVGDGTFLDPVDYDLEAEWSLVVASADLDGDGVLDLAATAGNDALALLFGNGDGSFRWGGHWPIGVIPHSIACGDLNADGRLDLVLGTGYHDTLALLLGNGDGTFAEPVQYPGPPNPRGIAVGDFNADGRLDVALGSQGSSVLSIYLQATASFLAPLQSGEWMVIRWNDAAKGLRLQHSPTLAPPQWTDFPGTEDVTGIAILPVQSSGFFRLVKP; this comes from the coding sequence ATGAACCCTCCTCATGCAGCCGGGCAACACCCCGCATCCGGCACCCTGACATCGACACGACCGGGCTGGCGGACGTTCGCGACCCATGGTCTCGCGGTCCTCTGCGGACTTGCCCTCCACGTCATCCTGTCGTCCCCCGCCGCCACGAACTTCGTGAGCGCCCGGGCCCAGGGTCGCGGCGACGGCAGTTCGTGGGCGAACGCCTTCACCAACCTCCATCTGGCCCTGGCGCGCGCGCAGTTCGGGGATTCGATCCACGTCGCCGAAGGCACCTACCGTTCCGGCGCACAGGGACAAGACTCCTTCCGCATGGTGGATGGGGTGCAGATTCGTGGCGGGTACAGCGGGTCCACCAACAACCCGTTCTTCCGGGACCCTGTCCGGCATCGGAGCATCCTGAGCGGGGATGGTTCCCGGCGTGTGGTGATGAACGAGAATGTGGGGCATCGGTCGGTGTGGGACGGCTTCACCATCACCGGCGGCAGTGCCGACCGGGGCGGCGGCATGTTCAACCGCAACGCCATGATCGTGGTGCGGGATTGCGTGTTCGAGGGCAACAGCGCGGGCGAACGCGGAGGGGGTGTGTTCAACGAGTCGTCGGCTGCGCTCTTCGACCGGTGCGAGTTTCGGAACAACAACGCCTTTTCCGGCGGGGGCGTCTCCGATGACGCCTCCACGTCGCTGCTGATCGACTGCCTGTTCGAGCGCAATCAAGGCGCCTACGATGCCGGCGCCGTCTTCGAATGGAACTCGCAGGCCCTGCTTTCACGCTGCGTCTTCCGGAACAACTGGGTCTGGGACACCGCGGGCGCCTTGGGGGCTCAATGCCAGAGCCGGGTGTTCCTGGTCGCCTGCACCTTCGAGGACAACATCGCCGAGGCGGGAAGCGCCGGGGCCATCTGGAATCGCATGGAGGGCGACATCACCCTGGACCGCTGCCTCTTTCGCGGCCACCGCCGCGGCGTCATCGTCAACGGGATGTCATCCCGTCTCACCGCCTTGAACTGTCTCTTCTTCGAGAACACCAGCGACAGGGCCGGCGGTGTCATCGACGCGACCGAGCGTTCAACGACCGTCATCGAGAGCTGCACATTCGCTTCGAACACGGCTCCGAATGGACGGGCCATCGCCGCCGGATCCTGGGGAACCGAACCCGCCTTCATTGAAATCATCAACTCGATCCTGTGGAACGGCGGCAACGAAGTCTGGAGCCAGAACAATTCCACCATCCGAATTCGGTTCAGCACCGTGACGGGTGGCTATCCCGGGATCTCCAACAGCGCCGAGGATCCCCGCTTCGTCGGGAGCGGCGATTACCGGCTGCAAGCCGGGTCGCCCTGCATTGACCGGGGCGACAGCCTGGCTTCGGGCTTTCGCAGGGATCTCGACCACCGCGAGCGTCCCGCGGACGGCGATGGCGACGGCGTTGCCGCATGGGATCAGGGTGCCTTCGAGCGGGGCGGCGTTCTACCCCGCGGGCCCTTCATGACCTTCGAACCCGCCGACGTGGAGGCGATCGAGGGAACCACGCTCCGGTTGGTCGGCGCGACCGCCGGGACGCCTTACTGCTCCTACCAATGGCGCCAATGGCAAACCAACAGCTCGCGATGGGTGGATCTGCCCGGGGCGACGGAACCCCGACTCATCCTGACCAACCTTCAGGCCGTTCACGCGGGCCGGTATCGCGTGGTGGCTTGGGATACCACGGGCAGCGTCACCAGCGCCGTGGCGACGGTGACGGTCCGTCCTGTGCCCGGGTTCTGGGTGCCGGCCCCCTCCATGGCGTCTCCCAGGTTTCGCCATACCGCCACCGTGCTGGCCGACGGACGTGTCCTGGTGGCGGGGGGTGACACAGGGAACGGTCGGCCTCTCGCATCCGCGGAGATCTTCGACCCGGGTACCGATCAATGGACGACCCTCCGTTCCATGAACGAACCCCGTCTCCACCACGAAGCGATCCTCCTGCCCTCCGGCAGGGTCCTGGTGGCCGGAGGCACGACCGAATTCGGCCAAACGACCGCCTCGGCCGAGCTTTATGATCCCTCGGCCGGGGGGTGGACCCGAGTCTCTCCCATGACCACCTCCCGGTCCTCGTTCACCGTGGTTCTCCTCCACGGCTCGAGACATCCTGGCAAGGTGCTGGCCATCGGCGGCAACAGCTACCCGAACGGAGACCGAGGCGCCGGCAGCGTGGACGCCCTCGATCGCACCGAAGTGTACGATCCCGTGGCGGATCGATGGTCCCCCACCGCCAACCTGATCACCGGAAGGACCCTCTCATCCCCTGCGGCCGTGCCATTCGCCGATGGCTCCGTCCTCGTGGTCGGAAACGGATCGTGCTGCCCGCTTCGGTGGACCGCCGCACCCGAACTTGCCCATCCCGACTTGACCCGCTGGGAATCCCTTGACCTCAAGGCCACCCGGGCCACCCAGAAAACCGTTCTCCTGTCGTCCGGTGAGGTTCTTGTGGCGGGGGGACTGTCTGGCATTCACGACCGCTCGATCGTCACGGCCGATGCCGAAATCTACAACCCGGCAACGCGCACCTGGCGGGCCACTGGGACCATGTTCACCGGCCGGCGTGATTTCACCCTGACCCGGCTCCCCGATGGCGAAGTGCTGGCGGCAGGCGGTTCGAGCGGATGGTGGGAGAGATGTCGCAACCTCTCCAACGCCGAACTCTACAACCCGGTCACGGGACTGTGGACGCCCATCGCTCCCCTCCAGGTGGCCCGCGCCCTCCACACCGCAAGCCGCCTGCCCGACGGCCGGGTTCTCATTGTGGGTGGGCAGTCGCGCGACCTCTATTGTTCCGGACCTGTCCTCGCCTCCGTCGAGATGTACGTCCCCACCGCCCTTCCCCAACCGCCCAGCCTCGTCCTCGAAGCCCGCACAGTGGGTCAATGGCCGCCCCTCCTGAAAATCCCCGCCTGGCGGCTTGCCGTCGACCAGGGCCGCGTCTTTTCCCTGCGGCTCCAGGGAACCTTCTCCTGCCTCGGCCTCGATGCCGATGACACTCCGGTCGAGCTCGGACGCCTCGAAATCCCAGCCACCCTGTGGGACTTCGATGTGGAAGGCGACGTCGCCCTCGTCACGGTCGCCTACCTTGGTCAATTGCTCTTCATCGATGTCCGGGACCCCGCCAACCCCCGGTTGATCCTCACCCACACCCCACCCCGCCCCCCGCGCCTCGTCCGTATCCGCGATGGGCACGCCTTCGTCCTGGCCCACGACGGCACCCTCGACATCCTGGATATCAGGGATCCGCTGCATCCGGTCCCGGTCGGTTCCCTCGCCACCCTGGCGACGGACGCCTTCGATCTTCACATCACGGAAACCGACGCCTGGTTGGTGTCCGATTTTGCCTCGCCTCCGGGAAATGTTCGCCGCATTGACATTCGCAATCCCTCCGCACCCATCGACCGCACCCCGGGGGAGCTTCCGAATCTTGGGCGGATCGACTCGAGTGTCCGAATCCGCGGCGCCGTGCTGTACGGCACGTCCCTGGTGCAGGGCGGACTCCGGGTCGTGAGCCTGCAGAATCCGGATCAACCGGTTCTCCTCGGCACCGTTCCCTTCACTCAAGGCGCCCGTCGGTTCGCCCTGGGCCTGTCCATCGCCGCTGTGCCCGCCTCCGGAGGGGTTCAGATGCTCGGTCTGACCGATCCCCGCCAACCCCGACCCATCGCCACCCTCGTCAGCCGCGGCGGAGCCGAGGATGTCGCGTGGGACGGTGCCCGATTCTGGATCGCCGGTCCCGCGGGAATCACGGTTGTCGATCCCGCGCACCTTCCGTTGCATCCCGACTTCGTTCCGACCCTGCCGCTCTCCCGCCGGGAATTCTGTGCGGTCGACGTCCAGGACAACCTGGCCGCCGTCGCCAGCGAAACCCTCGGTGTGACGTTCTTCGATGTTTCCCGACCCAAGCGGCCGCGTCCGCTTTCGTTCATTCCCATCCCCGATGCGCGCGATATCCGTTTGGAGGGTCCGTGGGCCCATGTGGCATCGGCCTCCGAGCCGGGTTACACCCTCCTCGATATCCGCAATCCCGCGAACCCGCTCCCCGTCGCGCACGCTGTCATCGACCGCGCCCACGGGGTGGACATCCGGGGGACGAACGCCTTTCTGGGCATGCTCCGGGGCGGGTTGCGTGTTCTCGACCTGACCCGACCCGGGGAGCCGATCCAGGTGGCCTCCATATTCACCCGGTTCCCCACCAACCGGATCCGGATTGCCGGTGAGCACGCGTGGGTTTCGGGCCACGGCGGTTTCGAGGTGTTCGATATCCGCCAACCCGTCTCGATCGGGTGGCTCGGCCGCTACGAAACCACGAACGCCCTCGCCGAACTCGACATCGCGGGTTCGCTGGCTTGCCTGGCGACCAGCTCGGGCGCCTTGCTCGGATTCGATATCAGCCGACCGGAAGATCTGCGTCCGGTTTGGTCCACCTCGGCGGGGTCTCCCGTCATCACCCTGGCAGCTTCGGAACAGATGGCGGTCGCCATCGCTCAAACCAGCCCGAACCGGTTGATCGCGGTCCCCCTCGGCTCCCCGGGCGCCCCCGAAGTCGCCAGCCTCGAGATCGAACCCGGCGGACTTCGAGCCCTGGCGCTCCAGGGTTCCAGAGCATTCCTCACCGACGGACCGATGGGTCTGCGCATCCTGGACCTCCGCATCGGGCGTGTCCAAACACTCGAGTTCCCGCTGCCTGCCGAACGGTTCGTGGACGATCTGCCCCTCGAACTCCACCCCATTGCCAGCAGCGGTCTGCCGGTAACCTTCTCGGTGCTGAGCGGTCCCGCCCGACTGGAGAACCACCTGCTCATCCCCACCGGCCCAGGCCAGGTGATCCTGCGTGCCGAACAGGCCGGAAACGACCTGTGGCAACCCGTTTCGATCCAGGTCTCGATCCAACTGCTCCGCCGACCCCAAACCATCGCCTGGATCCAGGCGCCGACCGGCCCGCTGGAGATGGGTCAGACCTACTTCATCGAGGCGGTTGCCAGCAGCGGCCTGCCTGTCGCTGTCCGCGTCGCCCAGGGCAACGCGGAGCTGTCCACAAACCAATTCACACCCACCGGGCGGGGAGTTCTCTCCTTGTCCGCGCTTCAGGTCGGCGACGACACATGGGAACCCGCTTCTGCGGAAGTCGCCTTCCAGGTCTCCGGATGGCCGCAATCCATCGAGTGGATGGATCCCAGCCCCACCCAGCTTCAAGTCGGCGAAACCTACTCCCTCGATGCCGTCGCCAGCAGCGGACTCCCAGTTACCGTCTCGATCTCAAGTGGCTTCGCCACGCTCGACGCGAACCAGCTTCGCCCGGCATTCCGTGGAACCCTCGTGGTCCGGGCCGCGCAGGCCGGGGACCTACGCTGGGAACCGATCACCCGGGACCGCGTGTTCGAAGTCGCTGGACCTCCCCAAGCCCTACTCGTCTGGCAGGAGAGCCCGAATCCCACGCCACCCTACGACACCTGGGCCAATGCCGCCCGCACCCTCCCGAACGCCATTGCCCTGGCCGCCCCCGATGACCTCGTTCTGGTCACCAACGGCGTCTATCGCACCGGCTCCATGGCAACCCCGGACGGCCCAAGCCGTGTCGCCATTCCCGACGGCGTCATCGTCCGCAGTGTCCATGGCCCGCAGCTCACCGTGATCGAGGGCGACCCCTCCGGGATCCGCTGTGTCCACCTCGGCGACGGCGCCGTGCTCTCCGGGTTCACTCTCCGCCAAGGCCGCGCCGAGGCCGGCGGCGCGGTCTTCTCCACCAGTCCGCGCAGTCTCCTGACCGATTGCATCCTCACCGACAATTCCGCCTCCACGCATGGCGGCGGGGCCGTTGGCGGGACGCTTCAAACCTGCACCCTGTCCGCCAACCGCGCCCCGGTCGGTGGGGGCGCTTCCGGCAGCCGCCTCGAAGACTGCGTGTTGCGTGCAAACATCGCGGAGTACGGCGGCGGTGGCACCTTTGGCGCCATCCTCTTGCGCTGCTCGATCGAGGGCAACTCAGCCGCCCTGGGCGGTGGAGTCCATCACGGGGAACTCGATCGATGCACGCTGATCGGCAACTCGGCGGAGGACGGCGGCGGCGCCTACGATGCCACCCTCCGCAGTTGTGTCGTGATCGGCAATTCCGCCCGCAACCGGGGCGGAGGGGTGATCAGTTCCAGCCTGTACCAATGCACCCTGACCGAGAATACCGCCTCGGAAGGCGGGGGGGCGGCGGGCCGATGGACCGAGATCCCCGGATTGGGTTTCCAGGTGCCTCTGCCCTGCCGGTTGTTCAACTGCATCGTGGTGGGCAACACGGCGACGAATCCCACCCACGCCAACCATGCGATGGCGCAGTTCAGTCATTCCTGCACCTCCCCGCACCCCGGCGGCGCCGGCAACCTCGACACCGACCCGCGATGGCTCACCGCCAGTCACCTCGCCCCCGATTCACCCTGCCTCGCCGCGGGCCACCCGGACCATGCCACCGGCCTCGACATCGATGGCGATCCCTGGGAATCGCCTCCGTCCATGGGCGCCGATCAGCCGCGCTCCAGCGGTCCCTTGAGCGTTCGAATCCTCGCCGCGACCCTGGAAGGGCGAAGCGAGGACACCCTGCGCTTCGTCGCGCTCGGCGCCGGTGCCCTCACCCGCACCGTGTGGGACTTCGGCGATGGCATCACCTTCTCCAACGTGCCGGTGGCCACCCATGCCTGGATCCGTGGCGGCATCCATACCGTCACCCTCACCGGCTACAACGACACCCTGCCGGACGGCGTGCAGGACAGCGTTCAGGTGACGATCACCGAGATGTCGCCCCGCCCCAGCATCAGCGAACCCCTGGTGCCCTCGGCGGCGGCCCCTTACGGCCCGGCGTTTGTTCTCACCGTCCATGGCACCGGCTTCACCCCAGGCAGCGTGGTGGCCTGGAATGGCCAACCGCGTCCCACCACCTATCTCAACCCCTGGCGTCTGACCGCAGTGATCGGCGCCGCCGACATCACCCGGCCCGGCACGGCGCATGTCACCGTCATCAATCCAGGAACTGCCGGCTCTTCCGAACCGGCGCTCTTTCCGGTGGCCACCCCGTTGCCCTCGGTGATCACCCGGCGATCGGATTATCCGGCGCCACCGGATATCATTGACCTGGTGGCGGCCGACCTGAATGGCGACGGCTTTGCGGACCTCATCTCGGCCCATTGGCATACGAGCGAAGTGACGGTGATGATGGGGATGGGCGACGGCACCTTCCGTGCCGGAGATACCTACGGGGCGTGCGGCGCCGCCGGATTGACGGTGGGCGATTTCAACGGGGACGGCGTGAAGGATCTGGTCGTGGCCGAACGGGCCTGTGGATCGATCCTGATGCTGCTGGGAAACGGCGACGGCACCTTCTACGAAGCCGGGCGCTGGGACGTTCCGACCCTAGGTTATTACGGTCCCTACGCAGTGCTGGCCGACGATTTCGACCGTGATGGCCTCCTGGATGTGGTGTCCTCGAACGAGGGCGGGGCCAGTCTCACCGTCTTCCTCGGTCAAGGCGACGGCACTTTCCGTTCACAGCATGTCATCGCCATCGGCCGTGCCTGCCGGAACCTGGCCGGCGGCGACTTCAACCGGGACCGCTACGCTGACCTGGCGATGGTGACCGAGGACGGCCACCTGTTCGTGCTCCTGGGCGTCGGCGACGGCACCTTCCTCGATCCGGTCGATTACGATCTGGAAGCGGAATGGAGCCTCGTTGTGGCGTCGGCGGACCTCGATGGCGACGGTGTGCTCGATCTGGCGGCCACGGCCGGCAACGACGCGCTTGCCCTGCTGTTTGGCAACGGGGATGGCAGCTTCCGGTGGGGTGGCCATTGGCCGATCGGGGTGATCCCACACTCCATCGCATGCGGCGACCTCAACGCCGATGGACGGCTCGATCTGGTGCTGGGCACCGGCTACCACGACACCCTCGCGCTCCTGCTCGGCAACGGTGACGGCACCTTTGCGGAGCCAGTGCAGTATCCGGGCCCCCCGAATCCCCGCGGCATTGCAGTCGGCGATTTCAACGCCGACGGCCGCCTCGATGTCGCCCTGGGCAGTCAGGGGAGTTCCGTCCTGTCGATCTACCTCCAGGCGACCGCCTCGTTCCTTGCGCCCCTCCAATCGGGCGAGTGGATGGTGATCCGATGGAATGATGCGGCCAAGGGCCTGCGCCTCCAGCACAGTCCGACCCTCGCGCCCCCGCAATGGACCGATTTCCCGGGGACCGAGGACGTGACCGGCATCGCCATCCTGCCCGTCCAGAGCAGCGGCTTCTTCCGTCTGGTGAAGCCCTGA